The following are encoded together in the Pectobacterium wasabiae CFBP 3304 genome:
- a CDS encoding phage baseplate protein, with translation MAIGLSGYNISPMNYKGKDGIIFHLRNDMSVFLTMSATTDMQFSAPMDVTTQPVQSGQVITDNIQEKPQTITVNGVVVVDYEGTFFVSRNNSEVEDFVSTLQRWRSQRQILRVLCKDGITLDNALCTQFEAKKDSKIANGLNVSLTFQNANFVVQVGRTEAPANGGDGKKTTKDGAVTQKKDKGKTGTEVIAKPPAGLCDKLASADADGSLPDNAKKAFANCQIKKTVDPHTGKVTWGNGSAQAEKYIPNDWATAAGINPNKKL, from the coding sequence ATGGCTATCGGTCTATCGGGCTACAATATCAGCCCAATGAACTATAAAGGGAAGGACGGTATCATTTTCCATCTACGCAATGATATGTCTGTCTTTCTCACAATGTCTGCAACCACAGATATGCAGTTTTCTGCACCGATGGATGTTACCACACAGCCTGTCCAATCTGGGCAGGTCATTACGGATAACATTCAGGAGAAGCCTCAGACGATTACTGTGAATGGTGTCGTTGTAGTGGACTATGAAGGAACATTTTTCGTTTCAAGGAACAACTCTGAAGTGGAAGATTTCGTATCTACTCTACAACGTTGGCGTTCACAGCGTCAGATTCTGAGGGTGCTCTGCAAAGATGGCATCACTCTTGACAATGCTCTCTGTACCCAGTTTGAGGCCAAGAAAGACAGTAAAATTGCCAATGGTCTGAACGTATCCTTAACCTTCCAGAATGCAAACTTTGTTGTTCAGGTTGGACGTACAGAAGCCCCTGCAAACGGGGGTGATGGGAAGAAGACCACTAAAGATGGTGCTGTCACCCAGAAGAAGGATAAAGGGAAGACTGGTACTGAGGTGATAGCTAAACCACCAGCCGGACTATGTGACAAGTTAGCCTCAGCAGACGCTGATGGCTCTCTCCCCGACAATGCTAAGAAGGCATTTGCCAACTGCCAGATTAAAAAGACCGTTGACCCTCATACAGGGAAGGTTACATGGGGAAATGGGAGCGCTCAGGCAGAGAAGTACATACCTAATGATTGGGCTACAGCGGCTGGTATTAACCCAAACAAGAAACTGTAA
- a CDS encoding recombinase family protein, translated as MTSRVYAYLRASTTQQDATRAKGQLDEFATANGMTISSYFTENESGASLQRPELFRLLEIAQHGDVLLVEQVDRLSRLSGEDWNKLRSLINDKGVRVVALDLPTSHQLIKSGDEFTNRMLEALNGMMLDMLAAIARKDYTDRKRRQTQGIVKAKSEGKFKGRPEDTQRNERIAKLLQAGMSYSDIMDTVECSRATIAKVSKTI; from the coding sequence ATGACTTCACGTGTTTATGCTTACCTCAGGGCTTCCACTACTCAGCAAGATGCAACGCGCGCCAAAGGTCAGTTGGATGAGTTCGCTACAGCCAACGGTATGACTATTTCAAGCTACTTTACAGAGAATGAGTCGGGGGCGTCTTTACAGCGTCCTGAATTGTTCAGGCTGCTTGAGATTGCACAGCATGGGGATGTTCTCTTAGTGGAGCAGGTTGATAGACTGTCACGCCTGAGCGGTGAAGACTGGAACAAGTTGAGGTCACTGATTAATGATAAAGGCGTTAGAGTGGTCGCCTTAGACCTGCCAACAAGCCACCAGCTTATAAAATCAGGTGATGAGTTTACTAACCGTATGCTAGAAGCGTTAAACGGGATGATGCTCGATATGTTGGCAGCAATCGCCCGTAAAGACTACACAGACAGGAAGAGAAGACAGACACAGGGCATCGTAAAGGCCAAGTCAGAGGGTAAATTTAAAGGCCGCCCAGAGGATACGCAGCGTAACGAGAGGATAGCAAAGCTGCTACAAGCTGGTATGTCCTACAGTGATATTATGGACACGGTGGAGTGCTCCAGAGCCACGATTGCGAAGGTAAGTAAGACCATTTAG